A genomic region of Deltaproteobacteria bacterium contains the following coding sequences:
- a CDS encoding glycosyltransferase family 2 protein — translation MISFIIVNYNTTDMLKGLLSSIKQYFADAEVIVVDNASKDGSSGMVKKDFPDTRIIINNDNVGFGRANNQAMEIANGDVFVLINSDAELFDDSLKNAVELVNSNKNYGLAGCRLVNTDGSTQASVSRFPNIGYAFLSATGIGLFLPQAMKSRVLAGRYFDYGQQSNVDWVMGACMIIRKEIYEKTRGFDNTYFMFGEDMEWCYRIKQAGYEIIYTPKASVKHHFNKSKSTFISERYILMYKNYYVFCNQYLGKTQSMIIRLLNIAGLSLRYAAHKLGFIRTDDQFLSYWFSNFKEAIIAQFKA, via the coding sequence ATGATCTCCTTTATCATTGTCAATTATAATACAACGGATATGCTTAAAGGGCTTTTGAGTTCTATAAAGCAGTACTTCGCAGATGCTGAGGTCATTGTTGTGGATAATGCATCCAAGGATGGAAGCAGTGGTATGGTCAAAAAAGACTTCCCCGATACAAGGATCATAATCAACAATGATAATGTTGGGTTCGGAAGAGCAAACAATCAAGCAATGGAAATCGCAAACGGCGATGTGTTTGTACTTATAAATAGTGATGCTGAACTGTTTGATGATAGCCTGAAAAATGCAGTAGAATTGGTTAATTCAAATAAAAATTATGGACTTGCCGGCTGCCGGCTTGTAAACACGGATGGAAGTACGCAAGCATCCGTTAGCAGGTTCCCGAACATTGGATATGCTTTTTTGTCTGCTACCGGTATAGGTTTATTTCTGCCGCAAGCAATGAAGTCTCGTGTTTTAGCCGGGCGGTATTTTGATTATGGCCAACAGTCAAACGTCGATTGGGTAATGGGTGCGTGTATGATTATAAGAAAAGAGATATATGAGAAGACAAGAGGTTTTGATAATACATACTTTATGTTCGGTGAAGATATGGAATGGTGCTATAGAATTAAACAAGCCGGGTATGAGATCATCTATACCCCGAAAGCATCGGTTAAACACCATTTCAATAAAAGTAAATCTACGTTCATATCGGAGCGATACATACTTATGTATAAAAACTATTATGTCTTCTGCAATCAGTATCTTGGCAAGACACAGTCAATGATCATAAGGTTACTTAATATAGCAGGTTTATCCTTAAGGTATGCCGCTCATAAGCTTGGTTTTATAAGAACGGATGATCAGTTCCTCTCTTACTGGTTTTC